Below is a window of Phormidium ambiguum IAM M-71 DNA.
GGTTGGAAAGCCTTATTTGTTGGCACTTTAGCAACTTTAATGATTGCTTGTATTGCCGGAGTTTACGACACAGGAAATCCCAGCATTTTAGGTAATACATAATACCAAATCTGGGTTAGTTACCCCCCATATCTTCTCCCTCTTTCCTCTGCGTTCTCTGCGCCTCTGTGGTTCATTTATAAAGGGGTTTTTTCACCCGGATTTAGTATCAAATCTAGGACTTACGCAAAATGACGAAACATCGAGGATTGTAGGGGCGGGTTTAGCCGATAAATTAAGCATTTCACAGATAATCTTACTTCAAAACCCGCCCCTACATTTCTAATTGAGTGCGTAAGTCCTAAAATCATTGATTTTCTTGGATCTTACCTTCTGCCTTCTGCCTTCTGCCTTCTGCCTTTTGCCATACCCGGTTTCTTATTTATCTACATCTGTAACGCGCCAACTTAACTTTAAGTTAATCCAGAAATTCCAAAAAGTCACAATTCCAATAGCAAGGAAATTCGCTGCATATCTACCATAAGGTAAACGATCGAACCCTAAAACATTAAACAACAAATTCAACAGCAACACATTTAAAATCAGTCCCGCCAAACAAACCACATTGAATTTTAAAAACCTTTGGAAACGGTGACGTTTACCTTTTTGTTTGCGGGAAATATCGCCAAAAGTCCACGCATCATTCCATAAGAAATTGTTCACAATTGCCAATTCGGAAGCAATTATTTTACTGCGAGTCAACCCCCAACCTAAAGTACTCGGATCGCTCAACAAGTAAAGCACCAACATATCAACAAATACCCCACTAAACCCAACGGCAGCAAAGCGCAAAAAGCGTCCTATAGGCCAAAGAGAAAAGCGTAATCTCAGTAAATGTTGGATATATTCTATATATTGTTTTCCTGTAACTTTACTTTCCCCATGTTGCCGTTCTTGGAAAACATAACCTACTTCCGCTATCCAGCGAATTTTTCCCCTACCTAATACTTCAATGAGAATTTTATAACCCAAAGGATTCATTTCTCGATCGGCAATACAGGCGCGACGGACTAAAAAATAACCCGTCATTGGATCGGAAACACGACTGACAACTTCGGGACAAATAACTAATCCTAAAAGTTGTGCGCCACGAGATAAAAAGCGCCGAATTATACTCCATTCACTCACGCCACCGCCTTCCACATGACGACTAGCGATCGCCAAATCCGCCCCTCCTTCAATTTGTCGCCAAAGCTGCAACAATAACTCTGGAGGATGCTGAAGATCGCCATCTATCACCCCTAAAACCTGTCCTCTAGCCACTTGCCAGCCACGAATTACCGCCGTCGAAAGTCCTCGTTCCTCCACTCGTCGCATCACGCGCAATTGTGGATACTCCGAAATTAACTCTGCTGCCAATTCCCAAGTACCATCAGGACTATCATCATCCACCACAATTAACTCATAGACTTCCGGCATTACCTCATCTAGAAGATCGCACAATTGTCTAATTAGCCGCTTAATATTCTTCCTTTCGTTGTAAGTTGGCACAACCAAAGAAAACAACAGCGACTCACTCCCCACATAAACAGGCGCAGGTGGTAAAGCTGGAATTACCAATGCGCCTGATGGTGCCCTCAGCAGTAAATTAGATTGGCTAATATTCATCAGAGCCAGATTTTAACGAAACAAAAACACAAATTTAAACCTTAACAATAAACTAAACTAGGTTCATAATGCTATTTTCCTATATTGACAATTTAGATAACTCATTACATATTGTCGATCGTCGGGCCGATCGAAAATCTACATAAAGATAGAATAAAAAAGTTCCCATCTCCTAAAAACCAGTGCTTACTAACACTAAAACAGTTGATGCAATTCTAGACCATGCCCTCGCAGGTTACGACATATCAGAAGCCGAAGGAATCTTACTTTTGCAGCAAACAGATCCAGATATTCTTGCTGCTATTCAGGAAACCGCTGACGAATTGCGAAAACGACAAGTCGGAGATACAGTAACTTACGTCATTAACCGCAACATTAACTTTACCAACATCTGCGAACAACATTGTAGCTTTTGCGCCTTTCGTCGTGACGAAGGAGAAACAGGCGCTTATTGGTTAGATTTAAATCAGATTTTAGAAAAAACTACAGATGCAGTTCAAAGAGGTGCCACCGAAATTTGTATGCAGGGAGGACTCAACCCCAAAGCTAAACTTAACGGCACTTCTTTAGATTACTATCTCAACATAATTAAAGGCATTAAAAACGCATTTTCTGAATTACATTTACACGCCTTTTCTCCCCAAGAAGTGCAATTTATCGCCAGAGAAGATGGATTAACATACACTGAAGTAATCGCCGCTTTACAAGATGCCGGAGTTGGTTCAATGCCTGGAACTGCTGCCGAGGTTTTAGATGATGAAATCAGAAAGGTAATTTGTCCCGAAAAAATTGATACAGCAACTTGGTTAGAAATTATTGCTACTGCACATAAATTAGGTTTACCAACAACTAGTACCCTGCTTTCGGGACATATTGAAACACCCGAACAGCAAATTAAGCATTTTAGTTTATTACGAAAACTGCAACAAACTGCCAAAGAAAAAGGATTTGTTGGCTTTACAGAATTTATTCTTTTACCTTTTGTCGGACAAGAAGCACCTAAACCATTACGCCGCCGAGTTGGGAGAGATCAACCAGTTTTATCAGATGCACTTTTATTGACGGCAGTAGCAAGAATTTTCCTGGGAAATTGGATTATTAACCATCAACCAAGTTGGGTAAAACTTGGCTTGGAAGGTGCAAAAACTGCTTTAACTTGGGGTTGTAATGATATTGGCGGAACTTTGATGGAAGAACATATTACGACAATGGCAGGTGCCCAAGGTGGTACTTGTATGGAAGTAGAAACTTTACAAGCTGCAATTAGTTCTTTGGGGCGTAATTATCAGCAACGAGATACAGTTTATAGTCGCATAATGTCAAAGGCCGAAGTAGTTGGGCGATCGAGTAATTTGGTGTGACTCCATCCAAAAATCTGTCTTGGGGAATACAAAGATTAAATCAAAAGTGCAAATACAATCACTTTATTGTTTGCATCAAATACAGGCTAAAAATTTCTGCTCAATTTAATATAGGAGCCAAATGAGTACAATTACTACCAAGGACGGTACACAGATCTACTACAAAGACTGGGGTACAGGACAACCGATCGTCTTTAGTCACGGCTGGCCGCTAAGTGGGGATGCTTGGGAATCACAAATGTTTTTTCTCGCCTCGCACGGCTACCGCTGCATTGCACACGATCGCCGGGGTCATGGCCGATCGAGTCAACCGTGGAACGGTAATGATATGGACACCTACGCCGACGATCTAGCGGAACTCTTCGAGGCGCTGGATCTTAAGGATGCGGTGATGATCGGACATTCTACCGGAGGCGGCGAAGTGGCACGCTTCATCGGTCGTCACGGCACCAGCCGCGTTTCCAAGGCGGTACTGATGGGCGCGGTGCCACCTCTGATGCTCAAGACAGAGGCAAATCCAGGTGGGCTACCAATTGAGGTTTTTGACGGTTTTCGTGCGGCATTTTTGGCCGATCGATCGCAGTTCTTCCTCGATGTAGCCAGTGGCCCCTTCTTTGGCTTCAATCGACCTGGTGCTAAAGTCTCTCAAGGGCTGATCTATTCCTGGTGGATGCAGGGCATGATGACTGGATTCAAGAACGCTTATGACTGTATCAAGGCGTTTTCCGAAACAGATTTTACCGAGGATTTGAAAAAGTTCGACGTGCCAACGCTGATCGTTCATGGCGATGACGATCAAATCGTGCCGATTGGTGCTTCTGCCCTTCTATCTGCCAAGCTGATTAAGAATTCGATTTTGAAAATCTACCCAGGTGGGACACATAGCCTGGGTGACACGAGTAAAGAACAACTTAACGCCGACTTACTGGCATTCATCAAAAATGAGAATTCTTGATTTTTAACCGCAGCAGAAAGCAAAAGGTATAAGCCCGGAAAATCAATGGGTTGAGCATAATTTTAGCAACCAAGAATGGCTTAATCGCCTTGGTGGTTGCTATATTTTGCTGAATTTTGTTAGTGCAGAGATTGTATTGGGAACTCTAAGAATATGACACTCTAGTTCGGTTTTTTATGTCCAAGTTCTTAAAGTTTGCCTTGTTAACTCTGGCGCTACAACCTTTACCAGCCCTAGCCCAAATTGAAACAGAACACGGTTTTCCAATTAGCGAAACTTCTGCTGGGGATTTACCATGTCACATGGTTACTGATAGGGGAAATACACTTGATTTAGCAAGGCTTTGTGGTGGTTCGAGAACGGTAACAAGGTCTGCAACTTCGACGGCGCAGCGCGTTTCCGTTCGCAGACAAAGACTGAGGGATGGTAAGTTTTCACAACAGTATAGACTTTTAGCTGAAAGCTATCCAGATGAAAGGGTGAGAAATATGCTTTCGCCGACTTCTTCTTATACTGAATCTGTATGTAAGCGATTAGAGGAAGGTAAAACTGTTGAGGAAATCAGAATTGAGGATATAGGAAAGTTAACTCAAAATCCTTCTGGTGATTCAAGCCGTGATAATGCGCGGAAGCAGAATATAGAAATTACTTTGAAAGCAGCGCCTCAGTATTATTGTCCGGGGGGTTAATTAGGATAAATATTTTTTGATTTTTGGTAAAAATGCGGTTTGATTTTTGATTGTAGATCAACGCAGATCGGAGATTTGAATTTTTGCTAGAGGATTAATAAGTACGATCGCGTAAAATGTCACTTAGGCTACTGCGCGATCGCTTTTTTTTACTTAGATTTTCACTTTTTTTCTTTGAGCCTTCTAGCTGGGAATCTTCTG
It encodes the following:
- a CDS encoding glycosyltransferase — encoded protein: MNISQSNLLLRAPSGALVIPALPPAPVYVGSESLLFSLVVPTYNERKNIKRLIRQLCDLLDEVMPEVYELIVVDDDSPDGTWELAAELISEYPQLRVMRRVEERGLSTAVIRGWQVARGQVLGVIDGDLQHPPELLLQLWRQIEGGADLAIASRHVEGGGVSEWSIIRRFLSRGAQLLGLVICPEVVSRVSDPMTGYFLVRRACIADREMNPLGYKILIEVLGRGKIRWIAEVGYVFQERQHGESKVTGKQYIEYIQHLLRLRFSLWPIGRFLRFAAVGFSGVFVDMLVLYLLSDPSTLGWGLTRSKIIASELAIVNNFLWNDAWTFGDISRKQKGKRHRFQRFLKFNVVCLAGLILNVLLLNLLFNVLGFDRLPYGRYAANFLAIGIVTFWNFWINLKLSWRVTDVDK
- the cofH gene encoding 7,8-didemethyl-8-hydroxy-5-deazariboflavin synthase subunit CofH, with the translated sequence MLTNTKTVDAILDHALAGYDISEAEGILLLQQTDPDILAAIQETADELRKRQVGDTVTYVINRNINFTNICEQHCSFCAFRRDEGETGAYWLDLNQILEKTTDAVQRGATEICMQGGLNPKAKLNGTSLDYYLNIIKGIKNAFSELHLHAFSPQEVQFIAREDGLTYTEVIAALQDAGVGSMPGTAAEVLDDEIRKVICPEKIDTATWLEIIATAHKLGLPTTSTLLSGHIETPEQQIKHFSLLRKLQQTAKEKGFVGFTEFILLPFVGQEAPKPLRRRVGRDQPVLSDALLLTAVARIFLGNWIINHQPSWVKLGLEGAKTALTWGCNDIGGTLMEEHITTMAGAQGGTCMEVETLQAAISSLGRNYQQRDTVYSRIMSKAEVVGRSSNLV
- a CDS encoding alpha/beta fold hydrolase, whose product is MSTITTKDGTQIYYKDWGTGQPIVFSHGWPLSGDAWESQMFFLASHGYRCIAHDRRGHGRSSQPWNGNDMDTYADDLAELFEALDLKDAVMIGHSTGGGEVARFIGRHGTSRVSKAVLMGAVPPLMLKTEANPGGLPIEVFDGFRAAFLADRSQFFLDVASGPFFGFNRPGAKVSQGLIYSWWMQGMMTGFKNAYDCIKAFSETDFTEDLKKFDVPTLIVHGDDDQIVPIGASALLSAKLIKNSILKIYPGGTHSLGDTSKEQLNADLLAFIKNENS